A single region of the Fusarium fujikuroi IMI 58289 draft genome, chromosome FFUJ_chr05 genome encodes:
- a CDS encoding related to Pwp2p produces MAAQVGPLPQLKLPSGPTPITAEQRYWKTFKNQLLIPSPTSYPVVHISANNDSFAVTTGTRIQIYSNRTRKLQKTITRFGDVARSGEIRKDGRVLAAGDDTGKIQVFDVNSRAILKTWTQHKQPVWTTKFSPTELTTLLSASDDKTVRLWDLPSNDPTTTFVGHSDYVRCANFMPGTMSNMIVSGSYDSTVKLWDPRAGSNSAVMTFKHVAPIEDVLSMPTGTAVLAAAGESISVLDLVAARPLHMITNHQKTVTSLSLASNGRRLVSGGLEGHVKVFETTGWNVVSSTKYQSPVLSVKVIPSSDDADSSDRHLAVGMQSGVLSVRTRLTGAEANREAEREKEMAALVAGTIEAHDAKRKKRKRRVTAAKKLDMVGEGADVVIANESRAYKKKERPWQSDLRHARYARALDQVLDKDSPEHSPLNVLTLLLALRHRSALQDALESRDEHTVQPILKWVCSHICDPRYVSVCVEVGLHLLELYAEFVGGSAELHEGFRTLHRRVRVEVERAQVACQTGGMLESLMVGTL; encoded by the coding sequence ATGGCTGCTCAGGTGGGACCTCTGCCACAGCTTAAGCTGCCTTCAGGCCCTACGCCAATCACTGCGGAACAACGATACTGGAAGACCTTCAAGAACCAACTTCTGATTCCGTCACCAACATCGTATCCTGTCGTTCACATCTCGGCCAATAACGATTCTTTCGCAGTCACCACAGGCACACGCATCCAGATCTACTCGAATCGGACGCGCAAGCTTCAAAAGACTATTACACGCTTCGGCGACGTTGCACGTAGCGGCGAGATCAGGAAAGATGGAAGGGTACTGGCGGCTGGTGATGATACGGGAAAGATTCAAGTCTTCGATGTCAATTCTAGGGCGATCCTCAAGACATGGACGCAGCATAAGCAGCCAGTCTGGACAACCAAGTTCTCACCGACTGAGCTGACGACCTTGCTGAGCGCAAGCGACGATAAAACTGTGCGACTTTGGGATCTCCCAAGCAACGACCCGACGACTACATTTGTTGGTCACTCAGATTACGTTCGATGTGCCAACTTCATGCCTGGCACTATGTCCAACATGATTGTCTCCGGAAGCTACGACTCGACCGTCAAGCTCTGGGACCCCAGGGCAGGAAGCAACAGTGCGGTCATGACTTTCAAGCACGTTGCGCCTATTGAAGACGTGCTGTCTATGCCTACCGGAACCGCAGTTCTTGCAGCTGCGGGTGAATCGATCAGCGTTCTCGACCTTGTTGCCGCACGCCCTCTGCACATGATTACCAACCACCAGAAGACAGTCACTTCTCTCAGCCTCGCGTCCAATGGTCGACGACTTGTCAGTGGTGGCCTTGAGGGTCATGTTAAAGTCTTCGAAACGACTGGATGGAACGTTGTCTCGAGCACCAAGTATCAATCTCCCGTCCTGTCTGTCAAGGTTATCCCGTCCAGTGATGATGCCGATTCAAGCGACCGACATCTAGCAGTTGGTATGCAGTCCGGTGTTCTTAGTGTGCGAACCCGCCTCACTGGAGCCGAGGCCAACAGAGAAGCCGAACGGGAGAAGGAAATGGCTGCTCTGGTTGCTGGAACCATTGAAGCCCATGACGCCAAACGTAAGAagcggaagaggagagttACTGCTGCAAAGAAGTTGGATATGGTTGGCGAGGGGGCCGATGTTGTCATCGCCAACGAGTCTCGCGCgtacaagaagaaagagcgCCCGTGGCAGAGTGACCTGCGACATGCTCGATATGCGCGTGCACTCGATCAAGTCCTTGACAAAGACTCCCCTGAGCATTCCCCCCTCAACGTGCTCACCCTACTCCTGGCCCTCCGCCATCGCAGCGCTCTCCAAGATGCCTTGGAGTCTCGAGACGAGCACACAGTTCAGCCCATCTTGAAATGGGTTTGCAGTCACATCTGCGACCCCCGTTATGTTAGCGTCTGCGTGGAGGTTGGTCTCCACCTTCTCGAGCTCTACGCAGAGTTCGTGGGTGGTTCAGCAGAGCTGCATGAAGGCTTTAGGACTTTACACCGCCGAGTCAGGGTCGAGGTGGAGAGAGCCCAGGTAGCATGCCAAACCGGGGGTATGCTTGAGAGCCTAATGGTCGGGACGCTCTAA
- a CDS encoding related to Free methionine-R-sulfoxide reductase — protein MVHADASNFAHGITKEDAYEQVLWQAEGLITDQRNWFNSNLSNAASLLWHAYKSLESPSKDVNWAGFYVLDKSSQDPQLILGPFQGKVACQTIKFGKGVCGAAAATQETQLVRDVEEFPGHIACDGDSKSEIVVPIVVTQDDGSKKLVAIVDIDCAELNGFDEVDKAHLEQLAALLAKSCDW, from the exons ATG GTTCACGCTGATGCATCGAATTTTGCCCACGGCATAACAAAGGAGGACGCCTATGAGCAAGTGCTCTGGCAGGCCGAGGGCCTGATCACTGACCAGCGTAACTGG TTCAACAGTAACCTTTCAAATGCTGCTTCCCTATTGTGGCACGCATATAAATCTTTGGAATCACCAAGCAAGGATGTGAACTGGGCTG GCTTTTACGTCCTTGACAAATCATCTCAAGATCCGCAGCTCATTCTGGGGCCCTTCCAGGGAAAGGTTGCCTGCCAGACTATCAAGTTCGGCAAAGGTGTTTGCGGAGCAGCGGCAGCGACCCAAGAGACACAGCTAGTCCGAGACGTGGAGGAGTTTCCGGGACATATTGCTTGTGATGGAGACAGCAAGAGTGAGATCGTCGTGCCTATTGTGGTTACTCAGGACGATGGTTCGAAGAAGCTGGTGGCTATCGTCGACATCGACTGCGCTGAGCTGAACGGTTTtgacgaggttgacaagGCCCATCTCGAGCAACTGGCAGCTCTCCTTGCCAAGAGCTGTGACTGGTAG
- a CDS encoding probable peroxisomal protein POX18, whose amino-acid sequence MSLKNDKFPASAAFDAIQAAINASDADRKDAIKQGNGVYAFTLKNASGDEASWHIDLKETGKVGTGTGAKPDVTLILSEENFGKLVAGKANAQRLFMGGKLKIKGNVMKATKLDPVLKKAQDKAKL is encoded by the exons ATGTCTCTCAAGAACG ACAAGTTCCCCGCCTCAGCCGCCTTCGACGCCATCCAAGCGGCTATCAACGCCAGCGATGCCGATCGCAAGGATGCCATCAAGCAGGGCAACGGCGTCTACGCCTTCACCCTCAAGAACGCGAGCGGTGATGAGGCCAGCTGGCACATCGACCTCAAGGAAACCGGCAAGGTCGGAACTGGCACCGGCGCAAAGCCTGATG TCACACTCATCCTCTCCGAGGAGAACTTTGGCAAGCTCGTCGCTGGCAAGGCCAACGCTCAGCGTCTCTTCATGGGcggcaagctcaagattaAGGGCAACGTTATGAAGGCGACCAAGCTTGACCCTGTGCTTAAGAAAGCCCaggacaaggccaagctgtAG